From one Asterias amurensis chromosome 10, ASM3211899v1 genomic stretch:
- the LOC139942811 gene encoding uncharacterized protein produces the protein MTLSELDFADIALLSDNIIEAQELLSRVESECEKFGLHLIAKKTEYMVYNIGDHAPLKTFGGSSLKEVDDFKYLGSRMQSTEKALHDMKKIWTSQQPKGLKMRFFHAAIKTILLYGCESWTLTKAMTKSINGCYTRMQRIAQNASWRDHSTNLELYGNIPLLSEKIKERRLRLAGHCLRHPELPAIKAIVWEPTHGRRCPERPTKTMLKTLIEDAGVGKEELFSCMQDRVVWRVRHRARLKDAATRQLGSTE, from the coding sequence ATGACCCTCTCCGAACTAGACTTCGCAGATATAGCCCTTCTGTCTGACAACATCATAGAGGCACAAGAGCTACTCAGCAGAGTTGAGTCGGAGTGTGAGAAGTTTGGTCTCCATCTCATTGCCAAGAAGACGGAGTatatggtatacaacattggggATCATGCTCCGCTTAAGACCTTCGGAGGTTCATCACTAAAGGAGGTGGACGACTTCAAGTACCTCGGCTCCAGGATGCAGAGTACAGAGAAAGCCCTCCATGACATGAAGAAGATCTGGACCTCTCAGCAGCCCAAGGGTTTAAAGATGAGATTCTTTCATGCCGCAATAAAAACCATCCTGCTGTATGGGTGTGAGTCCTGGACTctcacaaaggcaatgaccaaatcCATCaatggttgctacaccaggatgcaACGGATTGCACAGAATGCCTCCTGGAGGGATCACAGCACGAACCTGGAGCTCTATGGCAACATCCCCCTACTGAGTGAGAAGATCAAGGAGCGCCGGTTGCGCCTTGCTGGTCACTGTCTACGGCACCCAGAGCTACCAGCCATTAAAGCCATCGTGTGGGAGCCCACTCACGGCAGGCGTTGCCCCGAAAGACCCACTAAGACCATGCTCAAGACCCTGATCGAGGATGCAGGAGTAGGCAAGGAGGAGCTTTTCAGCTGTATGCAAgatagagttgtgtggcgtGTCAGACATAGAGCCCGACTCAAAGATGCGGCAACGCGACAACTTGGGtcgactgagtga